In one window of Gemmatimonadota bacterium DNA:
- a CDS encoding DUF58 domain-containing protein, producing MTPAELLREVKRIELTTRELVRDLVAGDYTSTFRGRGVEFAEVREYLPGDDVRSIDWNVTARLGTPFIKRFHEERQLTLLLLVDVSASSGFGTVQRTRRQLAAEVAAVLALAATRHRDRVGAAFYSDKVEWFLPPRSGRGQALQVVSQVLSYEPEGRATDFEASLQFLEPLLRRRAAVVVLSDFLDQDQWRGLDRLSARHDLIAMQLTDPRERELPPVGLVTLWDPESGDWDVVDAGDPVVRARFEAEGRAFDEAFARYTTQRGIDLLRLETNHAYGERLAAFFSRRELRRA from the coding sequence GTGACCCCGGCGGAACTGCTCCGGGAGGTCAAGCGGATCGAGCTGACGACCCGGGAGCTGGTCCGGGACCTCGTCGCGGGCGACTACACCAGCACCTTCCGCGGCCGCGGGGTCGAGTTCGCCGAGGTGCGGGAGTATCTCCCCGGCGACGACGTCCGGTCCATCGACTGGAACGTCACCGCCCGGCTCGGCACCCCCTTCATCAAGCGCTTCCATGAGGAGCGGCAGCTGACCCTGCTGCTGCTGGTCGACGTGAGCGCCTCGAGCGGCTTCGGGACGGTGCAGCGGACCCGGCGGCAGCTGGCCGCCGAAGTGGCCGCCGTCCTGGCCCTGGCCGCCACCCGGCATCGCGACCGGGTCGGGGCAGCGTTCTACTCCGACAAGGTGGAGTGGTTCCTCCCGCCCCGGAGCGGCCGCGGGCAGGCGCTGCAGGTGGTCAGCCAGGTGCTCTCCTACGAGCCTGAGGGGCGCGCCACCGACTTCGAGGCGTCCCTGCAGTTCCTCGAGCCGCTCCTGCGGCGCCGGGCCGCCGTGGTGGTGCTCTCCGACTTTCTCGACCAGGACCAGTGGCGGGGCCTCGATCGCCTCTCCGCCCGGCATGACCTCATCGCCATGCAGCTGACCGACCCGCGGGAGCGCGAGCTGCCGCCGGTCGGGCTGGTGACGCTCTGGGACCCCGAGAGCGGCGACTGGGACGTGGTGGACGCCGGCGACCCGGTGGTCCGGGCCCGGTTCGAGGCCGAAGGCCGCGCCTTCGACGAGGCCTTCGCCCGCTACACCACGCAGCGGGGCATCGATCTGCTGCGGCTGGAGACCAACCACGCCTACGGCGAGCGGCTGGCGGCCTTCTTCAGCCGCCGCGAACTCCGCCGGGCCTGA
- a CDS encoding VWA domain-containing protein, with translation MRFADPLFLVLLLAPLWLGIQRWRLRRAAPPERIAFPALRFARAARPTLRARWHRLPGWLALLGVTLLVVALARPQVPGDSEPTRVKSRNLVLALDISSSMKAADFQPGNRLAVARTILRDFLQRRDGDLVGLVLFAGRAFLQAPLTTDISVLDRLAEQADIGLLPDGTAIGSAITLSLNQLKNLPRNSCAIILITDGANNAGDVSPVQAAEAARALGVRVHTIGLSSADTFSVALNGVWTVRNVNARLSGRDEAVLKDVSTRTGGQFYKATDPEMLREVMREIDPLERIEVQISETREWHELFPVLLGIGLALVLLETLLLVTWQRRLP, from the coding sequence ATGCGCTTTGCCGATCCGCTCTTCCTTGTGCTCCTGCTGGCGCCGCTGTGGCTGGGCATCCAGCGCTGGCGGCTGCGGCGGGCGGCGCCCCCGGAGCGCATCGCCTTCCCCGCGCTGCGCTTCGCGCGGGCGGCGCGGCCCACCCTGCGGGCGCGGTGGCACCGGCTCCCCGGCTGGCTCGCGCTGCTCGGGGTGACCCTGCTGGTGGTGGCGCTGGCGCGGCCGCAGGTGCCCGGCGATTCGGAACCCACCCGGGTCAAGTCACGCAACCTCGTCCTCGCGCTCGACATCTCGAGCAGCATGAAGGCCGCGGACTTCCAGCCCGGCAACCGGCTGGCGGTGGCGCGCACCATCCTGCGCGACTTCCTGCAGCGCCGCGACGGCGACCTCGTGGGGCTGGTGCTGTTCGCCGGCCGCGCCTTCCTGCAGGCGCCGCTCACCACCGACATCAGCGTGCTCGACCGCCTGGCCGAGCAGGCCGACATCGGGCTCCTGCCCGACGGCACCGCCATCGGCAGCGCCATCACGCTCAGCCTCAACCAGCTCAAGAACCTGCCGCGGAACTCCTGCGCCATCATCCTGATTACCGATGGCGCCAACAACGCCGGGGACGTTTCGCCCGTGCAGGCCGCCGAGGCGGCCCGGGCGCTGGGCGTCCGGGTGCACACGATCGGCCTGAGTTCTGCCGACACCTTCTCGGTGGCGCTCAACGGCGTCTGGACGGTCCGCAACGTGAACGCCCGGCTGTCCGGCCGGGACGAGGCGGTGCTCAAGGACGTCTCGACCCGGACCGGGGGCCAGTTCTACAAGGCCACCGACCCCGAGATGCTCCGCGAGGTGATGCGCGAGATCGACCCGCTGGAACGGATCGAAGTGCAGATCAGCGAGACCCGCGAGTGGCACGAACTCTTCCCGGTGCTGCTGGGCATCGGGCTCGCGCTGGTGCTGCTCGAGACGCTGCTGCTGGTCACCTGGCAGCGGAGGCTGCCGTGA
- a CDS encoding VWA domain-containing protein, whose translation MSIFAQPAAFALFLVLPALWLLARHARQERTAALARFGDPALLGRTSSLPGPASRARVALRWLALVAAVLALARPQIGRQPKPLARTGRDIIVTLDLSRSMKVADVGGTRLRAAKRLAWQLASARPGDRIGLVVFGGAGFLALPPTGDLATFQLFLDAASPEDIGDPASDIAAGLRVAERALRREGTAIGSRAILLVTDGERNEGPIAPAIEALVKARLPVFAVGIGSAAGGLIPNDSGAAEGPWHLDGIGRQIISRLNEGGLDSLATATGGAYARFDDPRALEAMTAALQSLEARVLASQPATEPQERYQWPLLLAVLCLLGDLLLGARRPPASRPARGPGRIAGAPFGRVAATIGAVGVTLGLPLLSCSTAQRQQARGQQLYDQGKYLEAYEAWQTVLRQQGGPDLRYNSGNALYRLRQYNEAAKTWRDALNSAPPELRQEAYFNMGNAFVRADEDANALSGYLERSLDAYEEALRLNPADQDAKWNLEIALQRRGDVGQEGSRGMGGRAEYGQGGQEEGYEGSRQSAVGALAGGGTGGDEGESVEELDDQQARSMLEAIERQQLSTHEGRRPKTTGSGDRDW comes from the coding sequence GTGAGCATCTTCGCGCAGCCGGCGGCATTCGCGCTGTTCCTCGTGCTCCCGGCCCTCTGGCTGCTGGCCCGCCACGCCCGGCAGGAACGCACCGCCGCCCTGGCCCGCTTCGGCGACCCCGCCCTCCTCGGCCGCACCTCGTCCCTGCCGGGCCCCGCCTCGCGGGCGCGGGTGGCGCTGCGCTGGCTGGCGCTCGTGGCCGCGGTGCTCGCGCTGGCGCGGCCCCAGATCGGCCGCCAGCCCAAGCCGCTGGCCCGCACCGGCCGGGACATCATCGTGACCCTCGACCTGAGCCGCTCCATGAAGGTGGCCGACGTCGGCGGCACCCGGCTCCGCGCCGCGAAACGCCTGGCGTGGCAGCTCGCCTCGGCCCGCCCCGGCGACCGCATCGGCCTGGTGGTCTTCGGTGGCGCGGGATTCCTGGCGCTCCCGCCGACCGGCGACCTCGCCACCTTCCAGCTGTTCCTCGACGCCGCCTCCCCCGAGGACATCGGCGACCCCGCGAGCGACATCGCTGCCGGGCTGCGGGTGGCGGAGCGGGCGCTGCGCCGGGAAGGCACCGCGATCGGGTCGCGCGCCATCCTGCTGGTGACCGACGGGGAACGCAACGAAGGGCCCATCGCGCCCGCGATCGAGGCGCTGGTCAAGGCCCGCCTCCCGGTCTTTGCGGTGGGCATCGGCAGCGCCGCCGGCGGGCTCATCCCCAACGACTCCGGCGCCGCCGAGGGGCCGTGGCACCTCGACGGCATCGGCCGCCAGATCATCTCCCGGCTGAACGAGGGCGGGCTCGATTCCCTGGCCACCGCCACCGGGGGCGCGTACGCCCGGTTCGACGACCCCCGGGCGCTCGAGGCCATGACCGCCGCCCTCCAGAGCCTCGAGGCGCGGGTGCTGGCGTCCCAGCCCGCCACCGAACCGCAGGAGCGCTACCAGTGGCCCCTGCTGCTCGCCGTGCTCTGCCTGCTCGGCGACCTGCTGCTCGGGGCCCGGCGGCCGCCCGCGTCCCGGCCGGCCCGTGGGCCCGGACGCATCGCGGGCGCCCCGTTCGGCCGGGTGGCCGCCACCATCGGCGCGGTCGGCGTCACCCTCGGGCTCCCGCTGCTCTCCTGCAGCACCGCCCAGCGGCAGCAGGCACGGGGACAGCAACTCTACGATCAGGGGAAGTACCTCGAGGCCTACGAGGCCTGGCAGACGGTGCTGCGGCAGCAGGGTGGCCCCGACCTGCGCTACAACTCCGGCAACGCCCTCTACCGGCTGCGCCAGTACAACGAGGCGGCCAAGACCTGGCGCGACGCGCTCAACAGCGCCCCGCCGGAGCTGCGGCAGGAGGCGTACTTCAACATGGGGAACGCCTTCGTCCGGGCGGACGAGGACGCCAATGCCCTGAGCGGCTACCTCGAGCGCTCGCTCGACGCCTATGAGGAGGCGCTGCGGCTCAACCCGGCCGACCAGGACGCCAAGTGGAACCTCGAGATCGCGCTGCAGCGCCGCGGCGACGTGGGTCAGGAAGGTTCGCGAGGCATGGGCGGCCGGGCCGAGTACGGCCAGGGAGGACAGGAGGAGGGCTACGAGGGCAGCCGCCAGTCCGCCGTGGGCGCGCTGGCCGGCGGCGGCACGGGTGGCGACGAGGGGGAGTCGGTCGAGGAGCTGGACGACCAGCAGGCGCGCTCCATGCTCGAGGCCATCGAACGGCAGCAGCTGTCCACGCATGAGGGTCGCCGGCCCAAGACCACGGGGAGCGGCGACCGGGACTGGTAG
- a CDS encoding Bax inhibitor-1/YccA family protein: MSNPIDATPGFAAQRAQAERVTAFLMRVYGWMCAGLAITAAVAFFVASSPALVGALVSNQLLFWVVLLAPIGFVWYLRARVDDLAPNTAAALFVTYAALNGVTFSVILLAYTGASIASTFLTTSAAFGGLALYGTVTRRNLDGLGQFAMMGLLGVLVASIVGLFWQNDMFQFVLSVCGVLVFTALTAYRAQQMRELALSLPEDRIGSHAIVGALGLYLAFINLFLFLLRLFGRRR, encoded by the coding sequence ATGTCGAATCCGATTGACGCCACCCCGGGCTTTGCCGCCCAGCGGGCCCAGGCCGAGCGCGTCACCGCCTTCCTGATGCGGGTCTACGGCTGGATGTGTGCCGGCCTGGCCATCACCGCGGCGGTGGCGTTCTTCGTGGCCAGCTCGCCGGCCCTGGTCGGCGCCCTCGTCAGCAACCAGCTGCTCTTCTGGGTGGTCCTGCTGGCCCCGATCGGCTTCGTCTGGTACCTGCGGGCCCGGGTCGACGACCTCGCCCCGAACACCGCGGCCGCGCTGTTCGTGACGTACGCCGCGCTCAACGGCGTCACCTTCTCGGTCATCCTGCTGGCGTACACCGGCGCCTCGATTGCCTCGACCTTCCTGACCACCTCGGCGGCGTTCGGGGGCCTGGCCCTCTACGGCACCGTGACCAGGCGCAACCTCGACGGCCTCGGCCAGTTCGCCATGATGGGCCTGCTGGGCGTGCTGGTGGCGTCGATCGTCGGCCTCTTCTGGCAGAACGACATGTTCCAGTTCGTCCTGTCGGTGTGCGGCGTGCTGGTGTTCACGGCCCTGACCGCCTACCGGGCCCAGCAGATGCGGGAGCTGGCGCTGTCCCTCCCCGAGGACCGGATCGGTTCCCACGCCATCGTGGGGGCGCTCGGCCTGTACCTGGCCTTCATCAACCTGTTCCTGTTCCTGCTTCGCCTGTTCGGCCGCCGGCGCTAG
- the rpsF gene encoding 30S ribosomal protein S6 encodes MARPYEAVYIFDSALEEAAITEKLTRFHALTPQPGDEPVKYNHWGKRTLAYPIKKRETGYYVIANFKAEPSQLPEFERALKLDDAVLRFLVVADEHDYAPVRAAADRKFEEDDE; translated from the coding sequence ATGGCCCGTCCGTACGAGGCGGTCTATATCTTCGACAGTGCGCTCGAAGAAGCCGCCATCACCGAGAAGCTCACCCGCTTCCACGCCCTCACGCCGCAGCCCGGCGATGAGCCAGTGAAGTACAATCACTGGGGCAAGCGCACGCTCGCCTATCCCATCAAGAAGCGCGAAACCGGCTACTACGTCATCGCCAACTTCAAGGCGGAGCCCAGCCAGCTCCCGGAGTTCGAGCGCGCCCTGAAGCTGGACGACGCCGTCCTCCGCTTCCTGGTGGTGGCCGATGAGCACGACTACGCCCCGGTTCGCGCCGCCGCGGACCGCAAGTTCGAGGAGGACGACGAATGA
- a CDS encoding 30S ribosomal protein S18, whose amino-acid sequence MKRARKGDPLAEAGIHYIDYKDEKMLQRFLSERGKILPARLSGISARHQRQLSVAIKRARYLALLPYIKRGVS is encoded by the coding sequence ATGAAGCGCGCACGCAAGGGTGATCCGCTGGCGGAAGCCGGGATCCACTACATCGACTACAAGGACGAGAAGATGCTGCAGCGCTTCCTGAGCGAGCGGGGGAAGATCCTTCCCGCCCGCTTGTCCGGGATCAGCGCGCGGCACCAGCGGCAGCTGTCGGTGGCCATCAAGCGGGCCCGCTACCTGGCCCTGCTGCCCTACATCAAGCGGGGCGTGAGCTGA
- a CDS encoding DUF2232 domain-containing protein, which produces MTWRAILLLGAYVVLFPPLFVLGPLAGLLVASRPRTLREGAWIGAAVLWLVVSLWQPGGLAAQMLHAWALFVTGAFVVLMLAGRIPLVPGALLATVFGLGAATTWTWWLGTRWQEIQLAVAHTGWDFCRQLLDQGGLTPERMAALRVYVGALSDGVAVMAQLFPGLLVLSALPGLALAWAWYHRIAAQPTGRPAPRFGEFSFSDQLIWLVVVCMVVLVIPLPAPVNALVGNLALVVGGLYAARGAAILSGTLDGFPLPVLLVILVGVLFVLPVALGGCFALGLADTWVDFRRRYAVADQRGE; this is translated from the coding sequence GTGACGTGGAGAGCGATCCTCCTCCTCGGCGCCTACGTCGTGCTGTTCCCGCCGCTGTTCGTGCTGGGGCCGCTGGCGGGCCTGCTGGTGGCCTCGCGGCCCCGCACGCTGCGGGAAGGGGCCTGGATCGGGGCGGCGGTCCTGTGGCTGGTGGTGAGCCTGTGGCAACCCGGCGGCCTCGCCGCCCAGATGCTGCATGCGTGGGCCCTGTTCGTGACCGGCGCCTTCGTGGTGCTGATGCTGGCCGGCCGGATCCCGCTGGTGCCCGGCGCGCTGCTGGCGACGGTCTTCGGCCTGGGGGCGGCGACCACCTGGACCTGGTGGCTCGGCACCCGCTGGCAGGAGATCCAGCTGGCGGTGGCACACACCGGCTGGGACTTCTGCCGGCAGCTCCTCGACCAGGGCGGGCTCACGCCGGAACGGATGGCCGCGCTCCGGGTGTATGTCGGGGCCCTCTCGGACGGCGTGGCGGTCATGGCCCAGCTCTTCCCGGGCCTGCTGGTGCTCTCGGCCCTGCCGGGCCTGGCCCTGGCCTGGGCGTGGTACCACCGGATCGCGGCGCAGCCCACGGGCCGGCCGGCACCGCGCTTCGGCGAGTTCAGCTTCAGCGACCAGCTGATCTGGCTGGTGGTGGTCTGCATGGTGGTGCTGGTGATCCCCCTGCCGGCCCCGGTGAACGCGCTGGTGGGCAACCTGGCGCTGGTGGTGGGCGGGCTGTACGCCGCGCGTGGGGCCGCGATCCTCAGCGGCACCCTCGACGGCTTCCCGCTGCCGGTGCTGCTCGTGATTCTGGTGGGAGTACTGTTCGTGCTGCCGGTCGCGCTGGGCGGGTGTTTCGCCCTCGGGCTGGCTGATACCTGGGTGGACTTCCGGCGGCGCTATGCCGTCGCCGATCAGCGAGGGGAGTGA
- a CDS encoding 50S ribosomal protein L9, which yields MEVILREDVRSLGKAGDMVKVKPGYARNYLLPQGLAYEATEGNRKRIVAEAKARASRIAEEKAGAETIARALGGVSLTLARKAGEGDRLFGSITAQDVADALAAKGHAVDKRKIELEHPIKTIGHHTVPVRLHHEVMAEVRLTVVAE from the coding sequence ATGGAAGTCATTCTGCGCGAGGACGTGCGGTCGCTGGGCAAGGCCGGGGACATGGTCAAGGTGAAGCCGGGCTACGCCCGCAACTACCTCCTGCCGCAGGGACTGGCCTACGAGGCGACCGAGGGCAACCGCAAGCGGATCGTGGCCGAGGCCAAGGCCCGGGCCTCCCGGATCGCGGAAGAGAAGGCCGGCGCCGAGACCATCGCGCGGGCGCTGGGTGGGGTGAGCCTCACCCTGGCCCGGAAGGCCGGCGAGGGCGATCGGCTGTTCGGCTCGATCACCGCCCAGGACGTCGCCGACGCCCTGGCCGCCAAGGGCCACGCGGTCGACAAGCGGAAGATCGAGCTGGAGCACCCGATCAAGACGATCGGGCACCACACCGTGCCGGTCCGCCTGCACCACGAGGTGATGGCCGAAGTCCGCCTGACGGTCGTGGCCGAGTAG
- a CDS encoding DegV family EDD domain-containing protein, translating to MSVAIRYVDGPRLARSLLAAADWVAAGREEINRINVFPVPDGDTGTNFSLTLRAVADALRALGDAPLGETAATAARGAVLGARGNSGMMLAHFLLGFAEQMRGKEQATAAEVASGFRCGAEHLYASLDDPREGTILTVAREAAVAAERAASDSPDISAFMTRLLQEGEVSLARTPELMQALKDAGVVDAGGKGFVRMLEGVVRYIEGDPILPAAPFAETEAELAPAAHVEVAAERDFQYCTEVMIRGDQLPAANEVRAQVRNFGGSVQVVVAGDILKIHVHTDTPDAVFTFAARWGAVEKTKAEDMRAQHRRLAHGDRRPVAIVADSSADLPDAVLDRHHITLVPLQVIFGDKTFRDRVELKPAEFYRMMRSSRAHPTTSQPTPGEFVRVLREARAEAEEVVAVVLASRLSGTYQSGVTAAKVAGIEQVHMVDSASASLGLGMQALRAAELAESGWRAPAIVEELRRIQKQSGSFITVDRFDNLLRSGRVTRGRAWLAGMLDVKPILSLDSQGAVTPVDRVRGRNNVVPRVLSLLEKRLTPRPAAVRFGIVHAEAPEVADRVRAALVAAYRPRDVFVNLATGVLGAHVGFGAWAVFWQVEDGTPAHPGGAA from the coding sequence ATGTCGGTGGCCATCCGGTACGTGGACGGGCCGCGGCTGGCTCGCTCCCTCCTGGCCGCGGCGGACTGGGTGGCCGCCGGCCGGGAAGAGATCAACCGCATCAACGTCTTTCCCGTGCCCGATGGCGACACGGGGACGAATTTCAGCCTGACCCTGCGTGCCGTCGCCGACGCCCTCCGGGCGCTCGGCGACGCGCCGCTTGGGGAGACCGCCGCCACCGCCGCGCGCGGCGCCGTCCTCGGGGCCCGGGGCAACTCCGGGATGATGCTCGCCCACTTCCTGCTCGGCTTCGCCGAACAGATGCGCGGGAAGGAGCAGGCGACCGCCGCCGAGGTGGCGAGCGGCTTCCGCTGCGGGGCGGAGCACCTCTACGCCTCCCTCGACGACCCCCGTGAGGGCACGATCCTCACCGTGGCCCGGGAGGCGGCCGTGGCCGCCGAGCGCGCGGCGTCCGATTCCCCCGACATTTCCGCCTTCATGACCCGCCTGCTGCAGGAGGGCGAGGTCTCCCTCGCCCGGACGCCGGAGCTCATGCAGGCGCTCAAGGACGCGGGGGTGGTGGATGCCGGCGGGAAGGGCTTCGTGCGGATGCTCGAGGGCGTGGTGCGCTATATCGAGGGGGACCCCATCCTCCCGGCCGCCCCCTTTGCCGAGACCGAGGCCGAACTCGCCCCCGCCGCGCATGTGGAGGTGGCCGCGGAGCGGGACTTCCAGTACTGCACCGAGGTGATGATCCGGGGAGACCAGCTCCCCGCCGCCAACGAGGTCCGGGCCCAGGTCCGGAACTTCGGGGGCTCGGTCCAGGTGGTGGTGGCCGGGGACATCTTGAAGATCCATGTGCACACCGACACCCCGGATGCCGTCTTCACCTTTGCGGCGCGCTGGGGCGCGGTGGAGAAGACCAAGGCCGAGGACATGCGGGCCCAGCACCGGCGGCTGGCCCATGGGGACCGCCGGCCGGTGGCGATCGTCGCCGACTCCTCGGCCGACCTCCCCGACGCAGTGCTGGACCGGCATCACATCACCCTGGTGCCCCTCCAGGTGATCTTCGGGGACAAGACTTTCCGGGACCGGGTGGAGCTCAAGCCGGCGGAGTTCTACCGGATGATGCGGAGCTCCCGGGCCCACCCGACCACCTCCCAGCCGACGCCGGGGGAGTTCGTCCGGGTGCTGCGCGAGGCCCGGGCGGAGGCTGAGGAAGTGGTGGCGGTGGTGCTGGCCAGCCGGCTCTCCGGGACGTACCAGTCGGGGGTCACCGCGGCCAAGGTGGCGGGGATCGAGCAGGTCCACATGGTGGACAGCGCCTCCGCCTCGCTGGGGCTCGGGATGCAGGCGCTGCGGGCGGCGGAGCTGGCCGAGTCGGGGTGGCGGGCGCCGGCCATCGTGGAGGAGCTGCGGCGGATCCAGAAGCAGTCCGGCTCTTTCATCACCGTGGACCGGTTCGACAACCTGCTCCGCTCCGGCCGGGTCACCCGGGGTCGCGCCTGGCTGGCGGGGATGCTCGACGTCAAGCCGATCCTGAGCCTCGACAGCCAGGGCGCCGTGACGCCCGTCGACCGGGTGCGCGGCCGGAACAATGTGGTGCCCCGGGTGTTGAGTCTGCTGGAGAAGCGGCTCACGCCGCGGCCGGCGGCGGTCCGGTTCGGGATCGTCCATGCGGAGGCCCCGGAGGTCGCCGACCGGGTGCGGGCGGCCCTCGTGGCCGCGTACCGGCCCCGCGACGTGTTCGTGAACCTGGCCACCGGCGTCCTCGGGGCGCATGTCGGCTTCGGCGCCTGGGCGGTGTTCTGGCAGGTCGAGGACGGCACGCCGGCCCATCCGGGCGGGGCCGCGTGA